In one Mucilaginibacter ginsenosidivorax genomic region, the following are encoded:
- a CDS encoding ion channel — MAIHKEKINPEDDLGFGTQPVVKSQPVINKDGSINVRRTGLPRFSTANNYHSLITMSWRKFWVIVFSCYFIANIIFACIYISLGTDVLDGRSGNTVFDRFMDAFFFSAQTISTVGYGHISPKGMAANSVAALESMMGLLAFALATGLLYGRFSRPSAKILYSDKVLVAPYRDKGWGLMFRLANLRRNILIDLEIEVVFGYNEEVNGKVIRKFFQLELERKFVSILTVNWTVVHPLDENSPLKDMTQEELEAKQASLSVILKTFDDTFSQTVHSRTSYIYSDVVWGAKFVPVFHRDEDGQAILDMSKISTYEIVH; from the coding sequence GGCTATACATAAAGAAAAAATAAACCCAGAGGATGACCTTGGCTTCGGCACACAGCCAGTGGTAAAAAGCCAGCCGGTTATTAATAAAGATGGATCTATTAACGTAAGGCGTACTGGCTTGCCGCGTTTTTCTACAGCCAATAATTACCACTCGCTTATTACCATGAGCTGGCGCAAGTTTTGGGTAATTGTTTTTAGCTGTTATTTTATAGCCAATATCATATTTGCCTGCATCTACATTTCATTGGGTACTGATGTGCTTGATGGCCGGAGTGGCAACACTGTATTCGACCGTTTTATGGATGCCTTCTTTTTTTCGGCCCAAACTATTTCGACCGTTGGTTATGGGCACATCAGTCCGAAGGGAATGGCTGCAAACAGTGTGGCGGCTTTAGAATCGATGATGGGCTTATTAGCCTTTGCCTTAGCTACAGGTTTATTATACGGGCGCTTCTCCAGGCCGTCGGCCAAGATATTGTACAGTGATAAGGTATTAGTTGCTCCTTATCGGGATAAGGGTTGGGGCTTAATGTTCAGACTGGCCAATTTAAGGCGCAACATATTGATAGACCTCGAGATTGAGGTTGTATTTGGCTATAACGAAGAAGTGAACGGCAAGGTGATCCGCAAGTTTTTTCAACTGGAACTGGAACGAAAGTTTGTGAGCATTTTGACTGTAAACTGGACGGTGGTGCACCCACTTGATGAAAACAGCCCGTTAAAAGACATGACCCAGGAGGAACTGGAAGCCAAACAGGCCAGTTTATCCGTCATCCTAAAAACCTTTGACGATACCTTTTCACAAACCGTACACTCCCGCACCTCCTATATCTATTCGGACGTGGTTTGGGGCGCCAAATTTGTGCCTGTATTTCATCGTGACGAAGATGGACAAGCTATTTTGGATATGAGTAAAATAAGCACTTATGAAATTGTTCATTAG